A genome region from Coffea arabica cultivar ET-39 chromosome 7e, Coffea Arabica ET-39 HiFi, whole genome shotgun sequence includes the following:
- the LOC113701882 gene encoding uncharacterized protein isoform X3 has translation MLFTTDLFLQLGNCLQIFGMSLWNYDTHVMDALVGLVTSLAASSPQYVDLCLDMLVSNFLPPYSFLELLKQPRGIIRKDQVLDRVHSTLKDIAHLVPLSPLRLEKVVRERMPNIYTKEPLIVMYVENMLRLESGVIGELVGSTMLMAVVDRLIDLDVEIAWDDILQDDFSKGIFQMELEGLEGPADDDGDELQRNNWIERFFGGNLVAEKLDSLMVLVFGHLKSSYENGRLEQVFDTLLQSFHKTVLTAYKSKFAQFVMFYACSLDPDNCGTNFAVTLVNIFEGSSYPEWRMSAVAYLASYLSRAKFVSASFVVSVLERLVNWCSDYCKNQHGDSNPKAHKVFYAGCQAIMYVLCFRMRSIVAIPRLRSQLFLLRIDDILRHPLNPLKVCLPSIVEEFLRVAKSSHLFNVAQNFVSDGLLESELSMTFGGLERLDMFFPFDPCLLKKSDRFIRPNFVYWSMVRSTYEEEDDDDDDDDDEEGNSDEDVAEVSNASNRVRMVGRSIDEEDSDIDEDFEYSLNRMSITPKNPTAFWLGGKLRDGVQMPSRIRPSTSPESL, from the exons ATGTTGTTCACCACCGATCTCTTCTTGCAGCT AGGAAATTGTCTTCAGATCTTTGGAATGAGCTTGTGGAACTACGACACTCATGTCATGGATGCTTTGGTTGGACTAGTTACATCCTTG GCTGCATCAAGTCCACAATATGTTGATTTGTGCTTGGATATGCTAGTGAGCAATTTTCTGCCTCCTTATTCTTTCTTGGAGTTACTGAAGCAGCCGCGTGGCATTATAAGAAAGGATCAAGTACTTGATCGTGTGCACTCAACTTTGAAAGATATAGCCCATTTAGTTCCTCTTTCCCCTTTGAGACTAGAAAAAGTTGTGAGGGAAAGAATGCCCAATATATATACAAAAGAACCT TTGATCGTGATGTATGTTGAGAACATGTTAAGATTGGAGAGTGGTGTAATAGGTGAACTTGTTGGGAGCACAATGCTTATGGCAGTCGTAGATAGGCTAATTGATTTGGat GTGGAGATAGCTTGGGATGACATTTTGCAAGATGATTTCAGCAAGGGCATTTTCCAGATGGAGCTAGAAGGTCTTGAGGGGCCTGCAGATGATGATGGTGATGAG CTTCAAAGGAACAATTGGATAGAAAGGTTTTTTGGCGGAAACCTGGTTGCTGAAAAGCTGGATAGCTTGATGGTCCTCGTATTTGGACACCTTAAATCCTCGTATGAAAATGGCCGTTTGGAGCAA GTTTTTGACACACTCcttcagtcatttcacaaaaCAGTCTTGACAGCATACAAATCAAAATTTGCCCAG TTTGTGATGTTCTATGCGTGTTCGTTAGATCCTGATAATTGCGGAACAAACTTTGCAGTTACCCTTGTAAATATATTTGAGGGCAGTTCTTACCCGGAATGGAG AATGAGCGCTGTTGCGTATCTTGCCAGTTACTTGTCTCGTGCAAAGTTTGTCTCTGCCTCTTTTGTTGTCAGTGTCTTGGAAAG ACTTGTAAATTGGTGTTCTGATTACTGCAAGAATCAGCATGGTGACAGCAATCCCAAAGCTCATAAAGTTTTTTATGCCGGTTGTCAG GCCATTATGTATGTCCTTTGCTTCCGTATGAGATCAATAGTGGCTATCCCTCGACTCAGATCACAACTATTTCTTCTGCGGATAGATGATATTTTGAGGCATCCACTTAACCCATTGAAG GTTTGTCTGCCATCAAtagttgaagagtttcttcggGTGGCCAAATCGTCTCATTTGTTTAATGTGGCTCAGAACTTTGTTTCTGATGGCCTCCTGGAATCAGAACTTTCGATGACCTTTGGTGGTTTAGAAAGGCTCGACATGTTTTTCCCATTTGATCCATGTTTGCTGAAGAAATCTGATAG ATTTATCCGGCCAAACTTTGTGTACTGGTCGATGGTCAGAAGTACTTacgaagaagaagatgatgatgatgatgatgacgacGATGAAGAAGGGAACAGTGATGAAGATGTTGCTGAAGTTAGCAATGCTAGTAATCGGGTGAGAATGGTTGGCAGGAGTATTGATGAGGAAGATTCTGATATTGATGAAGATTTTGAGTATTCTCTAAACAGAATGTCTATAACGCCTAAAAATCCAACCGCCTTTTGGTTAGGAGGTAAATTAAGGGACGGTGTGCAGATGCCCTCCAGAATCAGACCGTCTACAAGTCCAGAGTCCTTGTGA
- the LOC113701882 gene encoding uncharacterized protein isoform X2 translates to MGVELAAEQARSYGDLKDDVNITDSELDKSVRNALKHALEGDYDSYNHLVGTMHHSERLHPDEVALLETCLKSLRGAVSCIDVVHHRSLLAAIFGMSLWNYDTHVMDALVGLVTSLAASSPQYVDLCLDMLLIVMYVENMLRLESGVIGELVGSTMLMAVVDRLIDLDVEIAWDDILQDDFSKGIFQMELEGLEGPADDDGDELQRNNWIERFFGGNLVAEKLDSLMVLVFGHLKSSYENGRLEQVFDTLLQSFHKTVLTAYKSKFAQFVMFYACSLDPDNCGTNFAVTLVNIFEGSSYPEWRMSAVAYLASYLSRAKFVSASFVVSVLERLVNWCSDYCKNQHGDSNPKAHKVFYAGCQAIMYVLCFRMRSIVAIPRLRSQLFLLRIDDILRHPLNPLKVCLPSIVEEFLRVAKSSHLFNVAQNFVSDGLLESELSMTFGGLERLDMFFPFDPCLLKKSDRFIRPNFVYWSMVRSTYEEEDDDDDDDDDEEGNSDEDVAEVSNASNRVRMVGRSIDEEDSDIDEDFEYSLNRMSITPKNPTAFWLGGKLRDGVQMPSRIRPSTSPESL, encoded by the exons ATGGGTGTCGAATTAGCAGCTGAGCAAGCTAGGAGCTATGGAGACTTAAAGGATGATGTTAATATCACGGACTCGGAGTTGGATAAGAGTGTCAGAAATGCTCTCAAACATGCTCTTGAG GGTGATTATGACAGCTATAACCATCTTGTTGGGACGATGCATCATAGTGAACGCTTACACCCTGACGAGGTGGCTCTACTTGAG ACGTGCTTGAAATCTTTAAGGGGGGCAGTTTCTTGTATAGATGTTGTTCACCACCGATCTCTTCTTGCAGCT ATCTTTGGAATGAGCTTGTGGAACTACGACACTCATGTCATGGATGCTTTGGTTGGACTAGTTACATCCTTG GCTGCATCAAGTCCACAATATGTTGATTTGTGCTTGGATATGCTA TTGATCGTGATGTATGTTGAGAACATGTTAAGATTGGAGAGTGGTGTAATAGGTGAACTTGTTGGGAGCACAATGCTTATGGCAGTCGTAGATAGGCTAATTGATTTGGat GTGGAGATAGCTTGGGATGACATTTTGCAAGATGATTTCAGCAAGGGCATTTTCCAGATGGAGCTAGAAGGTCTTGAGGGGCCTGCAGATGATGATGGTGATGAG CTTCAAAGGAACAATTGGATAGAAAGGTTTTTTGGCGGAAACCTGGTTGCTGAAAAGCTGGATAGCTTGATGGTCCTCGTATTTGGACACCTTAAATCCTCGTATGAAAATGGCCGTTTGGAGCAA GTTTTTGACACACTCcttcagtcatttcacaaaaCAGTCTTGACAGCATACAAATCAAAATTTGCCCAG TTTGTGATGTTCTATGCGTGTTCGTTAGATCCTGATAATTGCGGAACAAACTTTGCAGTTACCCTTGTAAATATATTTGAGGGCAGTTCTTACCCGGAATGGAG AATGAGCGCTGTTGCGTATCTTGCCAGTTACTTGTCTCGTGCAAAGTTTGTCTCTGCCTCTTTTGTTGTCAGTGTCTTGGAAAG ACTTGTAAATTGGTGTTCTGATTACTGCAAGAATCAGCATGGTGACAGCAATCCCAAAGCTCATAAAGTTTTTTATGCCGGTTGTCAG GCCATTATGTATGTCCTTTGCTTCCGTATGAGATCAATAGTGGCTATCCCTCGACTCAGATCACAACTATTTCTTCTGCGGATAGATGATATTTTGAGGCATCCACTTAACCCATTGAAG GTTTGTCTGCCATCAAtagttgaagagtttcttcggGTGGCCAAATCGTCTCATTTGTTTAATGTGGCTCAGAACTTTGTTTCTGATGGCCTCCTGGAATCAGAACTTTCGATGACCTTTGGTGGTTTAGAAAGGCTCGACATGTTTTTCCCATTTGATCCATGTTTGCTGAAGAAATCTGATAG ATTTATCCGGCCAAACTTTGTGTACTGGTCGATGGTCAGAAGTACTTacgaagaagaagatgatgatgatgatgatgacgacGATGAAGAAGGGAACAGTGATGAAGATGTTGCTGAAGTTAGCAATGCTAGTAATCGGGTGAGAATGGTTGGCAGGAGTATTGATGAGGAAGATTCTGATATTGATGAAGATTTTGAGTATTCTCTAAACAGAATGTCTATAACGCCTAAAAATCCAACCGCCTTTTGGTTAGGAGGTAAATTAAGGGACGGTGTGCAGATGCCCTCCAGAATCAGACCGTCTACAAGTCCAGAGTCCTTGTGA
- the LOC113701882 gene encoding uncharacterized protein isoform X1, with product MGVELAAEQARSYGDLKDDVNITDSELDKSVRNALKHALEGDYDSYNHLVGTMHHSERLHPDEVALLETCLKSLRGAVSCIDVVHHRSLLAAIFGMSLWNYDTHVMDALVGLVTSLAASSPQYVDLCLDMLVSNFLPPYSFLELLKQPRGIIRKDQVLDRVHSTLKDIAHLVPLSPLRLEKVVRERMPNIYTKEPLIVMYVENMLRLESGVIGELVGSTMLMAVVDRLIDLDVEIAWDDILQDDFSKGIFQMELEGLEGPADDDGDELQRNNWIERFFGGNLVAEKLDSLMVLVFGHLKSSYENGRLEQVFDTLLQSFHKTVLTAYKSKFAQFVMFYACSLDPDNCGTNFAVTLVNIFEGSSYPEWRMSAVAYLASYLSRAKFVSASFVVSVLERLVNWCSDYCKNQHGDSNPKAHKVFYAGCQAIMYVLCFRMRSIVAIPRLRSQLFLLRIDDILRHPLNPLKVCLPSIVEEFLRVAKSSHLFNVAQNFVSDGLLESELSMTFGGLERLDMFFPFDPCLLKKSDRFIRPNFVYWSMVRSTYEEEDDDDDDDDDEEGNSDEDVAEVSNASNRVRMVGRSIDEEDSDIDEDFEYSLNRMSITPKNPTAFWLGGKLRDGVQMPSRIRPSTSPESL from the exons ATGGGTGTCGAATTAGCAGCTGAGCAAGCTAGGAGCTATGGAGACTTAAAGGATGATGTTAATATCACGGACTCGGAGTTGGATAAGAGTGTCAGAAATGCTCTCAAACATGCTCTTGAG GGTGATTATGACAGCTATAACCATCTTGTTGGGACGATGCATCATAGTGAACGCTTACACCCTGACGAGGTGGCTCTACTTGAG ACGTGCTTGAAATCTTTAAGGGGGGCAGTTTCTTGTATAGATGTTGTTCACCACCGATCTCTTCTTGCAGCT ATCTTTGGAATGAGCTTGTGGAACTACGACACTCATGTCATGGATGCTTTGGTTGGACTAGTTACATCCTTG GCTGCATCAAGTCCACAATATGTTGATTTGTGCTTGGATATGCTAGTGAGCAATTTTCTGCCTCCTTATTCTTTCTTGGAGTTACTGAAGCAGCCGCGTGGCATTATAAGAAAGGATCAAGTACTTGATCGTGTGCACTCAACTTTGAAAGATATAGCCCATTTAGTTCCTCTTTCCCCTTTGAGACTAGAAAAAGTTGTGAGGGAAAGAATGCCCAATATATATACAAAAGAACCT TTGATCGTGATGTATGTTGAGAACATGTTAAGATTGGAGAGTGGTGTAATAGGTGAACTTGTTGGGAGCACAATGCTTATGGCAGTCGTAGATAGGCTAATTGATTTGGat GTGGAGATAGCTTGGGATGACATTTTGCAAGATGATTTCAGCAAGGGCATTTTCCAGATGGAGCTAGAAGGTCTTGAGGGGCCTGCAGATGATGATGGTGATGAG CTTCAAAGGAACAATTGGATAGAAAGGTTTTTTGGCGGAAACCTGGTTGCTGAAAAGCTGGATAGCTTGATGGTCCTCGTATTTGGACACCTTAAATCCTCGTATGAAAATGGCCGTTTGGAGCAA GTTTTTGACACACTCcttcagtcatttcacaaaaCAGTCTTGACAGCATACAAATCAAAATTTGCCCAG TTTGTGATGTTCTATGCGTGTTCGTTAGATCCTGATAATTGCGGAACAAACTTTGCAGTTACCCTTGTAAATATATTTGAGGGCAGTTCTTACCCGGAATGGAG AATGAGCGCTGTTGCGTATCTTGCCAGTTACTTGTCTCGTGCAAAGTTTGTCTCTGCCTCTTTTGTTGTCAGTGTCTTGGAAAG ACTTGTAAATTGGTGTTCTGATTACTGCAAGAATCAGCATGGTGACAGCAATCCCAAAGCTCATAAAGTTTTTTATGCCGGTTGTCAG GCCATTATGTATGTCCTTTGCTTCCGTATGAGATCAATAGTGGCTATCCCTCGACTCAGATCACAACTATTTCTTCTGCGGATAGATGATATTTTGAGGCATCCACTTAACCCATTGAAG GTTTGTCTGCCATCAAtagttgaagagtttcttcggGTGGCCAAATCGTCTCATTTGTTTAATGTGGCTCAGAACTTTGTTTCTGATGGCCTCCTGGAATCAGAACTTTCGATGACCTTTGGTGGTTTAGAAAGGCTCGACATGTTTTTCCCATTTGATCCATGTTTGCTGAAGAAATCTGATAG ATTTATCCGGCCAAACTTTGTGTACTGGTCGATGGTCAGAAGTACTTacgaagaagaagatgatgatgatgatgatgacgacGATGAAGAAGGGAACAGTGATGAAGATGTTGCTGAAGTTAGCAATGCTAGTAATCGGGTGAGAATGGTTGGCAGGAGTATTGATGAGGAAGATTCTGATATTGATGAAGATTTTGAGTATTCTCTAAACAGAATGTCTATAACGCCTAAAAATCCAACCGCCTTTTGGTTAGGAGGTAAATTAAGGGACGGTGTGCAGATGCCCTCCAGAATCAGACCGTCTACAAGTCCAGAGTCCTTGTGA
- the LOC113702391 gene encoding plant intracellular Ras-group-related LRR protein 4-like produces the protein MEKPAMSIEEVVAEIMRMHRSLPTRPAIEEVEAAKTLIRNVEKEDQARIEAISRQIKAKNVPDELFKILQEMQKNMVYFQSKEQQREAVKLLDLEHVHCVFDDLIQRASKCLSPSGSSQSNANNESLSYSTSYSRDSSSMSLSTSASFSGNSINSPATTTTNTSTATTSSSLSTFYNEKDIVKASELFSKDDSYLKKAKATFHVEGLRVGPRSGEFSTTPQIVDSTLKPVINVGQEGEKLSLIKLASLIEVSSKKGTRELNLQGKLKDQVEWLPDSLGKLSSLITLDLSQNRIVALPDTIGGLSSLQKLDLHSNRITELPESIGDLLNLVSLNVSGNQLRSLPAKFARLVRLQELNLSSNSLSALPDTIGSLVSLKTLNVETNDIEEIPHTIGQCSSLKELQADYNRLKALPEAVGRIESLEVLAVRYNNIRQLPTTMASLLSLRELDVSFNELEAVPESLCFATTLVKMNISNNFADLRYLPRSIGNLELLEELDMSNNQIRILPDSFRMLSRLRVLNVEGNPLEVPPKNVIDQGAQAVVQYMVDLVAKRDAKPQPVKQKKSWAQICFFSRSNKRKRNGMDYVKA, from the exons atggagaaaccAGCTATGTCAATTGAAGAAGTCGTGGCGGAGATCATGAGAATGCATAGATCTTTGCCTACAAGGCCAGCGATTGAGGAAGTGGAAGCTGCTAAAACGCTCATTAGAAACGTTGAGAAGGAAGATCAAGCCAGGATTGAAGCAATTTCCAGGCAAATTAAAGCTAAAAATGTCCCAGATGAATTGTTCAAGATATTGCAGGAGATGCAGAAGAATATGGTTTATTTTCAGAGCAAGGAACAGCAGAGGGAGGCTGTTAAGCTGTTGGATCTCGAACACGTCCACTGCGTGTTCGATGATTTGATTCAGAGAGCTTCTAAATGCTTGTCTCCTTCGGGTTCTTCTCAATCCAATGCTAATAATGAGTCGTTATCATATTCCACGAGTTATTCGAGGGATTCGAGCAGTATGTCCTTGTCGACTTCAGCATCGTTTTCCGGGAATAGTATTAACTCTCCGGCCACTACCACGACGAATACGAGCACTGCCACGACGTCGTCGTCGTTGTCAACGTTTTATAATGAGAAGGATATTGTGAAGGCTTCTGAATTGTTTAGTAAAGATGATAGTTATCTGAAGAAGGCGAAGGCCACGTTTCATGTGGAGGGATTGAGGGTTGGACCgcgatctggggaattttcgaCCACACCCCAGATAGTTGACTCAACTCTAAAGCCGGTTATTAATGTTG GTCAAGAGGGTGAAAAACTCAGTTTGATAAAGCTTGCTAGCTTAATTGAAGTATCATCAAAGAAAGGAACTCGGGAACTTAATCTTCAGGGGAAGTTGAAGGACCAAGTAGAATGGCTTCCTGATTCCTTGGGGAAGCTATCGAGTTTGATCACCTTGGATTTGTCACAGAACCGAATCGTTGCTTTACCAGACACCATAGGAGGCCTGTCCTCATTGCAAAAGTTGGATTTGCATTCAAATAGGATAACTGAATTGCCAGAATCTATTGGAGATCTGCTTAACTTGGTGTCTCTGAACGTGAGTGGAAATCAGTTAAGATCGCTGCCAGCTAAATTTGCTAGATTGGTCCGCCTTCAGGAGCTTAATTTGAGCTCCAATTCACTCTCAGCGCTTCCTGATACGATAGGTTCCCTTGTCAGCCTGAAGACTTTGAATGTTGAAACTAATGATATCGAGGAGATTCCTCATACTATCGGACAGTGTTCTTCGCTCAAAGAGCTCCAGGCAGACTATAACAGGCTTAAAGCGCTTCCAGAAGCTGTGGGCCGAATTGAATCCCTTGAGGTTCTGGCTGTACGATATAATAACATAAGACAATTGCCAACTACAATGGCATCCCTTTTGAGCTTGCGGGAGCTTGATGTTAGCTTCAATGAGCTTGAAGCTGTGCCTGAGAGCCTATGCTTTGCTACTACACTAGTGAAAATGAACATAAGCAACAATTTTGCAGATCTACGGTATCTTCCGAGGTCCATTGGCAATCTAGAACTTCTTGAAGAGTTAGATATGAGCAATAACCAGATAAGGATCCTTCCAGACTCTTTTAGGATGTTATCTCGGTTACGCGTCTTGAATGTTGAAGGAAATCCTCTAGAAGTGCCACCAAAAAATGTTATCGACCAGGGTGCTCAG GCTGTTGTTCAGTACATGGTTGACCTTGTTGCGAAGAGGGATGCTAAGCCGCAACCAGTCAAGCAGAAGAAATCTTGGGCTCAGATATGTTTCTTTTCAAGGTCTAACAAACGCAAGCGCAACGGTATGGATTATGTAAAAGCCTAA